The Methyloterricola oryzae genome contains the following window.
TGTCGGCGGAGAAAAACAAATCGAAAGGCGCACCCTGCTGGATCTGGGTATTGAAGTTACCGGAGGAACCGTAGGCCACCTCCACTTCATTCCCCGGATGCTCCTTCTTGAACTTAGTCACGATCTCGTCCATGGCAAACTTGAGGTCGGAGGCTGCGGCGATTGTGATCTTTTCGGCATGGACCGCTGTTGCAAACAGCAGCGGACAAGCAAGCAGCAACGAGCGCAGTACCTTCATGGGCGGTTCTCCTTCATGTCAGGACGAGTTGTAAATGGAACCCGCTGCACGCGCCTTTTCGGGTTCGTCACATCGTTAAGTAACAAATAATATAACGCTAAGCATAAGGGATTTTTCGCGCCAATCCAACGACAGTTCCCCGGCGGGTCACTCTGCCGACCGTAGCGGATCAATTTCATAGATCGCCGGGGCTGCAATCATCGCCCAGGACTGAAATCACCCTGCGCAGGGCGAAGGACGGGGCGCGTGATTTAGCTCTTCAACTCCGGCGTGAGGCCGGAACGCAACTTGATGTTTTCCGCGCCCTCCGGGGCGAGGCCATCGCGGTGCTTTGCGATATGAACAGCGACATCGCAGACGTGCAAGCTTCCGCGCCGGCGTCACCAAACTGCAAAGCTCCAGTCATACCCCTGTCGCAAAAACGGAGCAGATTAGAGCGAATGCTGACGACCACGACGAACGCGATCGCATGAAGGCCTTGTTTATCTGCGGTTCCCTGAACCAGACCCGGATGATGTATCAGATATCCCTTCATCTTCCGCAATTCCACGCCAATTTCACCCCCTATTTCTGTGACGGGCCGGGGCGTCTGGTGCAACGCACCGGGGCCTTGGACTTCACCGTGCTGGGGGGAGAGTTCCACCGCCAGACCGCGAAGTTTCTCACCGAATGCGGCGTGAATTTCGACTTCGAGGACGTCAACGGACCCTATGACCTGGTGCTTACCTGCATTGACCTGATCGTACCGAAGCGCATCCGTAACAGCCGCCTGGTGCTCGTGCAGGAAGGGATGACCGACCCGGAGACCCCGGCTTATCACCTGGTGCGCGCCCCGCGGCTGCCGCGCTGGCTTGCGCAGACGTCCGCCAAGGGGTTGTCGAATGCCTATGACCTCTTCCGCGTTGCCTCCGAGGGCTATCGGAGCCTGTTCGAGCGCAAAGGCGTTCGTCCGGAAAAAATCCGGGTGACCGGCATTCCCACTTTCGACCACTGTGCGGCGTACCTGGATAACGATGTCCCCCACCGGGACCACGTCCTGGTGGCTACTTCGGACATGCGCGAAACATTCAAATTCGAGAACCGCCCCAAGTTCATCGAGAAAGCGCGGCGCATCGCCGCAGGCGCGGAAGCCGATGCCAAGATTCCCTCGGACTGCCCGCTGATCGACCCGGACGTCATCGACCAGGTGCTTGATCGCGTCATGCAATCCGATTGCGATTACGTCAGCAATCTTCATCTGGCCAGTTGGCCCGACGGCAACGACGTCGAGGTTATGCGGCTGGATGCGTTGGAAACGGCATGGCGCGAAGCCATGCTACCCATGGAACGGGAGCACACGCCGCCTTATCTGTGGGAACGTCCGGAACGCTTCAAGCTCGCCAATGTTCGCTGGGACGAGGAGGCTGCCGTGACGCGCGACGGCTCACTCAGCCACCGCTGGACCCTCGACTACGCCGAGGACTGCGCGTTCATCCGGCAGGTTTTCGAAACCTTGTACCCGGAGAACCCCGTATTTGGAGTCGAGGACATCCTCGATCTGCTGGCCAGCCGCCCGCAGCTGGCAGACATCAATGAGCGTTACCTCGGGGTCAACTGGTATCGCCATCACCTGCATCAGCTCAAGACCGTCGACTCGCGCGATACCGCCCACCTCTCATCACTCAAGGTTTAAGCCATGCCCAATCATGTCGCGTTCAACCCGGAGTTTCCGGACATCACCGAATCCAACCGCCTCTGGGAACGGGCGAGCGGCCTCATCCCGGCCGGCACCCAAACCCTGGCGAAAGGCCCGACGCAGTACTCCAATGGCATCGCCCCCAAGTGCCTGCGGCGTGGGCGCGGCGCCCGCGTCTGGGACGTGGATGGCAATGAGTACCTGGATTACAGCATGGGCGTGGGCCCGGTCATACTCGGTTACTGCCACCCGGCTGTGGATGAGGCGATCCAGCGGCAATTGCAGGACGGCATTACCTTTTCCCTGATGCATCCCCTGGAGGTGGAACTGGCCGAGCGTATGCGCGATTGCATTCCCAACGCCGAGGCGGTGCGCTTTTGCAAGACCGGCTGCGACATCACGACCGCCGCCATGCGCCTGGCGCGCGCCTACACCGGCCGCGAGCGGGTGCTGTGCTGCGGTTACCATAGCTGGCACGACTGGTATATCGGCATCACCGATCGCGCCGCGGGCATCCCGGCCGCGACCCGCGACCTGACCCATACGATCCAGTACAACGATATCGCTTCTGTGTTGGATGCCATCGACGACGGCACGGCGTGTGTGATCCTCGAACCACTCGTGTTCGAGCAGGAGGACGGCAGCTTTCTGAAGACCCTGCGCGAGGTCTGCGAACAATTCGGCGCTCTGCTCGTCTTCGATGAGATGTGGACCGGCTTCCGGTGTGCCCTGGGCGGCGCCCAGGAGTTTTTGGGCGTGCGCGCCGACCTGAGCCTGTTTTCCAAGGCGATGGCCAATGGCATGCCCATAGCAGCCATCACCGGGCGCCGGGATGTCATGTCCCTGCTGGAGAAAGATGTCTTCTTCTTTACCACCTTCGGCGGCGAGACCCTGTCCCTGGCTGCAGCCATCGCCTGCATCGATTTCATGGAAAAGCACCACGTACAGGCGGAAATTGCGCGGACCGGACAACGGCTAACGGACGGGCTACGTAAGCTCATCAGGAAGCTGAAGATGGACTACGTGTCAGTTTCAGGCTATCCGTTCCGCAGCTTGCTTAACCTGGCGCCAATGGACGGCGATCCGCTGGCGATGAAAACCTTGCTGCAGCAGGAACTGTTGCGGCGCGGCATCCTCTGGTCCGGGACCCATGCCCTGTCATACAGCCACCTTCCGGAGGACATCGAATACACCCTTGCCGCCTATGAAAAATCACTGATTGCGCTGAATGATGCCGTCGAACGCGGTGAGGTCCTGCAGCGACTTCGTGGTGATCTGGTGCAAGCGGTATTCCGCAAGACCAGTCATTTCCATGTCAAGCCACGTCTCGATGCCGGCCGGTTGAACAGGCAGTTGGCATGACGGTCTCGCAAAGCTTCTCTCTGGCAGGTCGGACCGCCATCGTCACGGGCGCCGCGGGCTTGCTGGGGCGCCGCCACTGCCAAGCCGTGGCGCAAGCCGGGGCGAGGGTGGTGGCGACCGATCTGGATCTCGCCGGGTGCCAGTACCTTGTCGCCGAACTGGGCGGTGATGCTTTCGCGGTAGAGGCGGACTTGTGCTGCCGCGACTCTTTGCGCAAGCTGGCCGATACCGTTCTGGAGCGCTGCGGTCGCATCGACGTGCTGGTCAATAACGCCGCCATCAACGACAAGGTGGAGGCTCCGGGAACCGGGCTGGAGACTTCCCGCTTCGAGAATTATCCCCTGGATCATTGGCAACGCGCCCTGGATGCGAACCTGACGGCCCCCTTTCTCTGTTGCCAGGTCATCGGAGCGGAAATGGCGCGCTTGGGCGCCGGCAGCATCATCAATCTGGGCTCCACCTATGGCCTGGTAGCACCGGATCAGTCCCTGTATCGGGATCTCGACGGAGACCAGCGCTTTTACAAATCGCCCGTCTATCCGGCCACCAAATCAGCACTCCTAGGGCTTACCCGATTTCTGGCCGCTTACTCGGGCGCCGCGGGGGTGCGGGTCAACGCCCTCAGTCCCGGGGGTGTCAAAAACGCTCAGGACGACTGCTTCGTAGCGGAGTACTCCCGGCGCACGCCCCTGGGGCGGATGGCCCAACCCACCGATTTCATGGGGGCCTTGGTTTTTCTTGCCTCGGATGCATCCCTCTATGTGACGGGCGCCAATCAGGAATCGGACTTCCCGGCACGGAACTGTGCCCTCGTGACTGCCGCCTAGCCCGACCCTTTTCTCTCACCACGATGGCCCCATAACGTGCACTCGAGTCCTGCCGAAACCAGCAGCCGACCGGCCGCGAACGAAGCCGCGCTCCAACGCGGCTTTCCTGTCATACTGGCCTCTCAGTTCTTTTCCTCCCTGGCGGACAATGCCCTGCTTTTTGCGGCCATCGCCCTGTTGCGCAGCCTAGCGGCCCCGTCCTGGCAAACGCCGGTGCTGCAGCAGGGCTTCGTGGTGGCCTTTATCGTCCTGGCCCCTTTTGCCGGTCCCTTCGCCGATGCCCTGCCCAAGGGCCGCGTCATGCTCATCAGCAATACGGTGAAAATGCTGGGTTGCCTCGCCATGCTGCTCGGAGTGCATCCGCTCCTGGCCTATGGCTTGGTGGGCGTCGGCGCCGCCGCCTACTCACCGGCCAAGTACGGCATCCTGACGGAATGCCTGCCGCCGGAACGCCTGGTCTGGGCCAATGCCTGGCTGGAGGGCCTCACGGTGGCGGCCATCATCCTGGGCGCCATTGTCGGTGGAATCCTGATCGGCCCCCGCGCTGAAGGATTGGTGCTGCAACTGACGCAGCAGGCGATACTCCCCGCGAGTCTGGACTCGGCAGCGGAATGCGCCATCGCCATCGTCCTGTGCCTTTATCTGATCGCCGCCTTGTTCAATTTATACATACCCAAGCTGCCCATCGACCATACCCTGCCACGGAGAACCATCGGCTACATCGTCAGGGATTTTGCGGCTTCCTTCATGCAACTCTGGAAGGACCCCCTCGGCCAGGTCTCCCTGGCAGTCACCACCCTGTTCTGGGGAGCCGGAAGCACCCTGCGCCTGATCATCATCCTGTGGTCCGCGGCCGCCTTGAATTTCGATTTGGAGCAGGCGACGCAACTGACCGCCGTAGTGGCGATCGGAATCGGCATAGGCGCCGCCGTGGCGGGTCACGCTGTACCCCTTAACCATGCAGTCAAGGTGCTGCGGGTTGGCATCGCCATGGGACTCACCGTCGCAGCGATGGTGCTGGTGCACGACTGGCGCATTGCGATACCGATGCTGATCCTGATCGGCGCCATGGGCGGCTATTTCGTGGTGCCGATGAATGCCCTGCTTCAGCACCGCGGCCATCTGATCATGGGTGCGGGACATTCGATCGCCGTGCAAAACCTGAACGAGAACTCCAGTATCCTGCTCATGCTGGGCGCCTACAGCCTCATGCTCAAGGCGGAATTCCCCATCGAAACCATCGTGGTGGCGTTCGGTTTGTTTGTGGCGGCCACCATGGGCTGGCTCGCCAGGATTCACGGGCATGATCAGGACTGATTCAGGCACAACGACCCCTGGCTTGTGCCGTGAGTAGCAGCATCCCTGCCCGCGCAGGTCAACTGGCCGCGCGCCCCGGCGAGCGGGAAATGGGCCCGCTCACCGCTGGCAAGGAGCCGCATGGGCCGGCTGCCGCGTGCCTCTGGGCCAAGCCTTCGGGGTGGTCTAGTACCGCAGTCTGATGGGGCTGGCGGTCGTGGCCATGGCGTGGATCAAGGACTGGAGTAGCGGCCCGACCCGCCTATTGCCGCTGCCGGTAGCGCACGAAGCGTTCCAACAGGACGGCCGCATGGTAGGCGGAATCGGTAGTCTGTTCCAGTACGCCCAGTATCTCCGTCCAATTGAACTCATCCACCAGCGGCAGCACCAGGATGCGATACTGCTTCTTGCGCCAGTCGTGATAAATGAGATCGGCTGCTTCCTCACTGCGCTTCAGGTTCTCCCGCAGTGCCTTCACGCTCTCCAGCTCGTTGTCGGGGTAGCGGGTCATTTCCTCGCGCAGCTGGGAAATCATGCTGGTCAACACGGACAGTATGCTGTGGGCCTCATCCTCTATCTTGTGCGGATGGCAGATGTCGATCAGGCGCGCGGTATCGTTGAGTCCGTCCACGATGTCATCCAGGCGTTTGACGAACTGTTCGGTGATATGGATGAACTCCGAGTAGTCGAGCAGTTCCAGGGCGTGATACGCCTCCGCCGTGAGACGATCACCTTTCTCTTCCAGCTGCTTGACGCGAACAATGTAAGCGTCGGGATCCTGCAACTGCGAAAACAGCTGATTCAAGGCCTCGCCACAGGCCATGGTGTTGTCGAGGTGCTCCTTGAAGATGGCTTCCAGGGCTCTCGAGGATTGAAGATCGAGCGTTTCGGCATTCATCGCACTTGTGTCTTCCGGTGAGGTAAGGGTTGACGCCCATGCGCAGCGGGGCGCTGGGACACAGCACCCGCAGCAATCCGCTGCGCGCCGGGTACAAAGCTAGCCTGCCAATGTTTCAGTTCGACGAAGCTGCTTGCCGATTCCGATTCCTTTAAACACCATGCGCCTTCAATAAGACACCCGCCGGGCTTCGGGCAGCCATTCTTCGACCGAGCGTATCAGCCTGCGGTAGGTGACACTGGGGCTGTCGCCCTGATGGTCTTTGTGAAGGCGCGCGGTTCCCCGCCCGTAATCAAGGCTGAACAGCCCGAAGCGCGGTGTAAAGGTTCCCCATTCATAGTTATCGAACAGCGACCAGTGCAGATAGCCCAGCAAGGGGATTGCCCTGCGTCGAAGTTCCGCCACCTCGGCCATATGGCGTTGCAGAAAGGCGCTGCGTGTCAGCTTGTCGCGCCGCGGAATGGAGGCATTGTCGGTTCGCCGGTGCAGGGCCATGCCATTCTCGGCAATCAGCACGGGGCGCGCATACTCGTTAGCGTAAAACGAACAGAAAAAGCCCAAACCACCGGTAACACTGCGCCAGTCCCACCATTTGCTGGTAAAGCTGCCCCATAAGAGGCTCAGACGGCTGGGGTCGGGAGCATCGTGATCCAGGAGTGATGGGGCCCTGAGCGCATGCGCCGTAAACGGATCGTAATAATCGATTGCCACATAATCGATAACGCAAGGATCGGGACCTTCGAACAACGTTTCCCAGAATGGATCGAATTCAGTCGCATGGAATGCGAAGCGCCCGGCCTGCTGAACAGCCAGCCTGAGCACGGATCCCAGGCGAAATGCCAGATCCTTGTCGTAAGGCAGCCCGGCTTCGGCCAAAGCCGCCTCAAAGCCGCGAAAGCGGTCGAGGGCATAGTGCTGCGCAATCGAAGGCGAGATCCCGCGCTCACGGGCCAGCAGGAGATCGAGCAGAAGTTTATCCAGCCAGTAAATGTCGCTGCAGTAAAGATTGCAACTCACCCAGGGCCGGTGCCAGCACTGCTCGCGGTAAAGCGCGTGGATGGCCCGATAGGCCAGGACGTGGGCACGCAGCAAGTGACTCAGGCTTTGGGAGACAGCCTTGAGGCCGAAGCTCTCGGCACCGGGAAACTGGCGTCCCAGATGGGTGTTCAGCGCCAACATATTGGGTTCGTTGACGGTGAGGTAAAGGCGGACCGGGGCCTGATTCAGGCTGGCCAGTTTGCTGTTCAGGTAGCGCACCGAGGTGCTCACGTACCGCTCGAAGTGTTCAACCGTTTCCGGCTTCAGCCAGACATCCGCGCCCAGCCAGGCCGGATGCACGAAATGGTGCAGGCTGAGCACCGGCTCCATGCCAGACCGTCGGCAGACCGCGAGCATTTCCGCATAGTGGTCCAGCGCCGCATAGTCGAAATCGGGCGGCGGACCTTCGGCATCCTGAAAGGTCGGCTGTATGCGGCTCCACTCGATGCCTAAGCGAAATGCCGATAGGCCGAGCGTCCCGCAGGTCTCGAAGTCCTCCGGATAGCGGTTCCAGAAATCGGCAGACCTGCCGGTCAGGGCCACGCGCCCTGCCCGCTCCGCGTGCGCCCAGTTGGTCTGCGGCTGGCCGGGCCCATTGTAGCCGCCTTCAGTCTGATATGCTGAGGTCGCGACTCCCCATAAGAACGGCAAAGGGGTGCCCGATCCGGGCTCCTCGCTCATTCGATCAAGGCGGCCTCGGCAATGGCGGCGCGCTGCTTGCGATTGAACGACAAAGGCGGCATCCGGTCCTCGAGCAGCGTATCAACCACCACCCGGGCGGCCTCCGGCCGCGCGTAGCGCAAGGCGTTGGCCCGCATCGACGCGAGCCGCTGCGGGTTGGCAAGCAGTTGCTCTATTTTGAAACCCAAGACTGTAAGGTCATTGCATTTCACAGCGACGCCCTCTTCCAGCAAATGGTCGCTGTTGCGCTCCTCCTGGCCTGGAATCGGATTGACGATGCACAGGGGCAGCCCCCGGGCCAGCGCTTCGGCGGCGGTGAGTCCGCCCGGCTTGCCGATGAAAAGGTCAGCTGCATCCATCAAGCTGTGCATGGCGTTGGAATAACCCAAGACCCGGAACCTGGGATTATCCCCGCCCACCCGCCTTTGTATCCGCTCCCGCAAGGCCTCGTTACGGCCGCATACGACGATGGTCTGCGCATCGTTGCGAAGGCTCGCAAGACGCTCCACCATGAACTCGGTCGGCCCCGTTCCCAGCGCGCCCGCCGACAGCAGCAGCACCGGTCGTTCGGAATCAAGGCCCAGCTGTCCCCGCTCAGCCAACCGGTCAACCGGTTGTTGGAACAACGGGTCGATGGGAATCCCGGAGACGGTGATCCGGTTGCCCGGCAGGCCCAGCATTTCCAGATGCGCCCTGGTTTCGTCGATGGCCACGAAATAGCGGTGGAATGCCCGCGACAGCCACATGGCGTGAAAGTCGAAATCCGTCACCACGATGGAAAGGTGTGCCTGGAGGCGTCCCGTGGCGATCAGATGGGAGATGATGCCCGCCGGCATGAAATGGGTGCAGACGATGATATGCGGGTCGAACGCCCGGATGAATCGGACCAGCGGTTTGGTATTCAGGCGATCGATCATGTGCCGCATGGCGTCGGTACGCCAGGGCTCGTCGCTGGCCTTGTACCACCAACCGAGAAAGTTCGGCGCCGACGCCACCAGGGACTGGTAGAACTTGGAATAGAAGTCCCGAAACAGCCGGTTGGTGTACTGGAGGGCATCGTTATTCACGACCTCGGCAACCCCGTCGTCCGCGGCAAAAGTCTTTTCCAGCGCCTCGGCGGCCCGAATGTGACCCGATCCTGCGCTGGCGGACATGATCAGGACACGGGTGCCAGAACGGCTATTCGTCATGGCCAGGTTTGCCCTGGACGTGTCGGATATCTTTACCCATCACTTGAAATACAACGTATTCGGCAAGATTCTGCGCGTGATGACCGATGCGTTCCAGTGACTTGATG
Protein-coding sequences here:
- a CDS encoding DUF47 domain-containing protein; this encodes MNAETLDLQSSRALEAIFKEHLDNTMACGEALNQLFSQLQDPDAYIVRVKQLEEKGDRLTAEAYHALELLDYSEFIHITEQFVKRLDDIVDGLNDTARLIDICHPHKIEDEAHSILSVLTSMISQLREEMTRYPDNELESVKALRENLKRSEEAADLIYHDWRKKQYRILVLPLVDEFNWTEILGVLEQTTDSAYHAAVLLERFVRYRQRQ
- a CDS encoding MGDG synthase family glycosyltransferase — encoded protein: MTNSRSGTRVLIMSASAGSGHIRAAEALEKTFAADDGVAEVVNNDALQYTNRLFRDFYSKFYQSLVASAPNFLGWWYKASDEPWRTDAMRHMIDRLNTKPLVRFIRAFDPHIIVCTHFMPAGIISHLIATGRLQAHLSIVVTDFDFHAMWLSRAFHRYFVAIDETRAHLEMLGLPGNRITVSGIPIDPLFQQPVDRLAERGQLGLDSERPVLLLSAGALGTGPTEFMVERLASLRNDAQTIVVCGRNEALRERIQRRVGGDNPRFRVLGYSNAMHSLMDAADLFIGKPGGLTAAEALARGLPLCIVNPIPGQEERNSDHLLEEGVAVKCNDLTVLGFKIEQLLANPQRLASMRANALRYARPEAARVVVDTLLEDRMPPLSFNRKQRAAIAEAALIE
- a CDS encoding aminotransferase class III-fold pyridoxal phosphate-dependent enzyme, translated to MPNHVAFNPEFPDITESNRLWERASGLIPAGTQTLAKGPTQYSNGIAPKCLRRGRGARVWDVDGNEYLDYSMGVGPVILGYCHPAVDEAIQRQLQDGITFSLMHPLEVELAERMRDCIPNAEAVRFCKTGCDITTAAMRLARAYTGRERVLCCGYHSWHDWYIGITDRAAGIPAATRDLTHTIQYNDIASVLDAIDDGTACVILEPLVFEQEDGSFLKTLREVCEQFGALLVFDEMWTGFRCALGGAQEFLGVRADLSLFSKAMANGMPIAAITGRRDVMSLLEKDVFFFTTFGGETLSLAAAIACIDFMEKHHVQAEIARTGQRLTDGLRKLIRKLKMDYVSVSGYPFRSLLNLAPMDGDPLAMKTLLQQELLRRGILWSGTHALSYSHLPEDIEYTLAAYEKSLIALNDAVERGEVLQRLRGDLVQAVFRKTSHFHVKPRLDAGRLNRQLA
- a CDS encoding SDR family oxidoreductase; its protein translation is MTVSQSFSLAGRTAIVTGAAGLLGRRHCQAVAQAGARVVATDLDLAGCQYLVAELGGDAFAVEADLCCRDSLRKLADTVLERCGRIDVLVNNAAINDKVEAPGTGLETSRFENYPLDHWQRALDANLTAPFLCCQVIGAEMARLGAGSIINLGSTYGLVAPDQSLYRDLDGDQRFYKSPVYPATKSALLGLTRFLAAYSGAAGVRVNALSPGGVKNAQDDCFVAEYSRRTPLGRMAQPTDFMGALVFLASDASLYVTGANQESDFPARNCALVTAA
- a CDS encoding family 1 glycosylhydrolase, which codes for MSEEPGSGTPLPFLWGVATSAYQTEGGYNGPGQPQTNWAHAERAGRVALTGRSADFWNRYPEDFETCGTLGLSAFRLGIEWSRIQPTFQDAEGPPPDFDYAALDHYAEMLAVCRRSGMEPVLSLHHFVHPAWLGADVWLKPETVEHFERYVSTSVRYLNSKLASLNQAPVRLYLTVNEPNMLALNTHLGRQFPGAESFGLKAVSQSLSHLLRAHVLAYRAIHALYREQCWHRPWVSCNLYCSDIYWLDKLLLDLLLARERGISPSIAQHYALDRFRGFEAALAEAGLPYDKDLAFRLGSVLRLAVQQAGRFAFHATEFDPFWETLFEGPDPCVIDYVAIDYYDPFTAHALRAPSLLDHDAPDPSRLSLLWGSFTSKWWDWRSVTGGLGFFCSFYANEYARPVLIAENGMALHRRTDNASIPRRDKLTRSAFLQRHMAEVAELRRRAIPLLGYLHWSLFDNYEWGTFTPRFGLFSLDYGRGTARLHKDHQGDSPSVTYRRLIRSVEEWLPEARRVSY
- the lplT gene encoding lysophospholipid transporter LplT, with amino-acid sequence MHSSPAETSSRPAANEAALQRGFPVILASQFFSSLADNALLFAAIALLRSLAAPSWQTPVLQQGFVVAFIVLAPFAGPFADALPKGRVMLISNTVKMLGCLAMLLGVHPLLAYGLVGVGAAAYSPAKYGILTECLPPERLVWANAWLEGLTVAAIILGAIVGGILIGPRAEGLVLQLTQQAILPASLDSAAECAIAIVLCLYLIAALFNLYIPKLPIDHTLPRRTIGYIVRDFAASFMQLWKDPLGQVSLAVTTLFWGAGSTLRLIIILWSAAALNFDLEQATQLTAVVAIGIGIGAAVAGHAVPLNHAVKVLRVGIAMGLTVAAMVLVHDWRIAIPMLILIGAMGGYFVVPMNALLQHRGHLIMGAGHSIAVQNLNENSSILLMLGAYSLMLKAEFPIETIVVAFGLFVAATMGWLARIHGHDQD